From the Thermovirga lienii DSM 17291 genome, one window contains:
- a CDS encoding ABC transporter related protein (PFAM: ABC transporter; Cobalt ATP-binding cassette C terminal~TIGRFAM: cobalt transport protein ATP-binding subunit~COGs: COG1122 ABC-type cobalt transport system ATPase component~InterPro IPR017871: IPR003439: IPR003593~KEGG: tai:Taci_1153 ABC transporter related protein~PFAM: ABC transporter related~SMART: AAA ATPase~SPTR: ABC transporter related protein), giving the protein MISQEEYIIEAKGLSFFYPGAESPVLRNVDLRLRRGEWLAILGANGSGKSTLAKHFNALLLPTQGACFVYGLDTKSAQGQLEARKNVTLVFQNPDNQIVAAIVEEDVAFGPENLGIPSVKIQERVRKALKITGLYEVRTKPTYTLSGGQKQRLAIAGAIAMEPACMVLDEATSMLDPKGRREINDVLCKLHRGGMTLVSITHRLEEIVACDQCIVLSKGTKVWEGAPKDLLAMGEGLIEWGLRVPPLVELCNRLKLSGVLPKDILPKIDEMVDALCP; this is encoded by the coding sequence ATGATATCCCAGGAAGAATACATAATAGAGGCAAAGGGCCTTAGCTTCTTTTATCCCGGAGCAGAAAGTCCTGTTCTAAGAAATGTGGACCTCAGACTGCGTAGAGGGGAATGGCTTGCAATACTAGGGGCTAACGGTTCTGGGAAATCTACATTAGCCAAGCATTTCAACGCCCTGCTACTACCTACGCAGGGCGCTTGTTTTGTTTATGGCCTTGATACCAAGAGTGCTCAAGGACAATTAGAGGCCCGAAAGAACGTAACCTTGGTCTTTCAAAATCCTGACAACCAAATAGTTGCGGCTATAGTGGAAGAGGATGTGGCCTTTGGCCCTGAAAACCTTGGGATACCCTCGGTCAAGATACAAGAAAGGGTAAGGAAAGCGTTGAAGATTACCGGGTTATATGAAGTCAGAACTAAGCCCACTTATACCCTTTCTGGGGGTCAGAAGCAACGCCTGGCTATAGCAGGTGCTATTGCTATGGAGCCTGCCTGTATGGTCTTGGATGAGGCTACCTCAATGCTTGACCCCAAGGGAAGGAGAGAGATAAATGATGTCCTCTGCAAATTGCACAGGGGAGGAATGACCTTGGTCTCCATAACTCATAGGCTAGAGGAGATAGTGGCTTGTGATCAATGTATAGTCCTTTCCAAGGGCACAAAAGTGTGGGAGGGAGCCCCAAAGGATTTATTGGCTATGGGTGAGGGACTTATTGAATGGGGCCTTAGGGTTCCACCATTGGTTGAGCTTTGTAATCGTCTGAAGCTCTCAGGAGTTTTGCCCAAGGATATTTTACCCAAAATTGACGAGATGGTGGATGCCCTATGTCCATAA
- a CDS encoding cobalt ABC transporter, ATPase subunit (PFAM: ABC transporter~TIGRFAM: cobalt transport protein ATP-binding subunit~COGs: COG1122 ABC-type cobalt transport system ATPase component~InterProIPR017871: IPR003439: IPR015856: IPR005876: IPR 003593~KEGG: tai:Taci_1152 ABC transporter related protein~PFAM: ABC transporter related~SMART: AAA ATPase~SPTR: ABC transporter related protein;~TIGRFAM: cobalt ABC transporter, ATPase subunit) codes for MSIIVDDLVYVYHQGTPLETEALKGVSMEANPGEWVSVVGHTGSGKSTLAQHLNALLVPTKGKVEVDGILVGDDTREHRKIRQRVGLIFQYPEQQLFEETVFAEVAFGPRNWGVSEEEIPVRVREALQAVGLDESFWERNPFQLSGGEKRRVAIASILSIRPRYLVLDEPTAGLDSKGRDELCSLLRQLKVSGTGIIHVTHDLELALEYSDKILVLESGKALFWGSPEVIVEELIEREIEGLVVPPVVELARRLRDVGFDVPVTWKAQTLASAIEEKFQK; via the coding sequence ATGTCCATAATTGTAGATGATCTTGTTTATGTTTACCATCAGGGGACTCCCCTGGAGACAGAGGCCCTTAAAGGAGTGAGTATGGAAGCTAACCCTGGAGAATGGGTTTCCGTAGTGGGACATACTGGCAGTGGCAAATCTACGTTAGCCCAGCATTTGAATGCTCTCTTGGTTCCTACGAAGGGGAAAGTGGAAGTAGATGGTATTCTTGTAGGAGATGACACCAGGGAGCATAGGAAAATAAGGCAGAGAGTGGGTCTTATATTTCAATATCCGGAGCAACAACTATTTGAAGAGACAGTATTTGCCGAGGTAGCTTTTGGCCCAAGGAATTGGGGAGTCAGCGAGGAGGAAATTCCTGTAAGAGTTCGGGAAGCTTTACAAGCTGTTGGATTGGATGAATCTTTTTGGGAGCGTAATCCCTTTCAGCTTTCTGGGGGCGAAAAAAGAAGAGTTGCTATTGCTTCCATACTTTCCATAAGGCCTAGATATTTGGTCTTGGATGAGCCCACTGCGGGGTTGGACTCCAAAGGAAGGGACGAGCTTTGCTCCCTGTTGAGGCAACTAAAGGTGTCCGGGACGGGAATTATTCATGTCACCCATGATCTTGAACTGGCTTTGGAATATAGTGACAAAATCCTTGTGTTGGAAAGTGGGAAAGCCTTATTTTGGGGTAGCCCCGAGGTAATAGTGGAGGAATTAATAGAGAGGGAAATAGAAGGGTTAGTGGTGCCTCCGGTTGTTGAGTTGGCAAGGCGATTGAGAGATGTAGGTTTCGATGTGCCTGTCACCTGGAAGGCACAGACCTTAGCTTCTGCGATAGAGGAGAAATTTCAAAAATGA
- a CDS encoding tRNA pseudouridine synthase A (PFAM: tRNA pseudouridine synthase~TIGRFAM: pseudouridylate synthase I~COGs: COG0101 Pseudouridylate synthase~InterPro IPR001406: IPR020097~KEGG: tai:Taci_1150 tRNA pseudouridine synthase A~PFAM: Pseudouridine synthase I, TruA, alpha/beta domain~PRIAM: tRNA-pseudouridine synthase I~SPTR: tRNA pseudouridine synthase A;~TIGRFAM: tRNA pseudouridine synthase A), translating into MARYAMQVSYKGKDFSGWQKQPNSRTVQGVLESALELLAGHPVTVYGAGRTDKGVHALGQVASFDLNRHWAPEKLLLAVNAHLPKDVRVMRMRYVDNSFHARYSALWREYVYFIWTGRVCFPHFSDYVWHRKQKWDISKARRACKLFWGTKDYRAFCRKSECPPSAFRTIHKAEVFSRGDLVWFRVRGDSFLTNMVRIMVGTLDYICTGKKDIDYLEELLQGKAERPDAGPTAPADGLFFWRVGYPWSLW; encoded by the coding sequence ATGGCACGGTACGCTATGCAGGTTTCCTATAAAGGAAAGGATTTCTCAGGGTGGCAAAAACAGCCTAACTCCAGGACCGTTCAAGGGGTGTTGGAGAGTGCCCTGGAGTTACTTGCTGGGCATCCAGTTACTGTTTACGGAGCTGGGCGGACGGACAAGGGAGTTCATGCATTAGGACAGGTGGCATCCTTCGACCTGAATAGGCATTGGGCGCCAGAAAAGCTTCTTTTAGCTGTAAACGCCCATTTGCCGAAAGATGTAAGGGTTATGAGGATGCGCTATGTAGATAATTCCTTTCATGCCCGCTACAGTGCGTTGTGGAGGGAGTACGTATATTTCATATGGACAGGGAGAGTGTGTTTCCCTCACTTTAGTGATTATGTGTGGCACAGGAAACAGAAATGGGATATATCGAAAGCCCGAAGGGCCTGTAAGCTTTTTTGGGGGACCAAGGACTATAGGGCATTTTGTAGGAAAAGTGAGTGTCCACCAAGTGCCTTTAGAACCATACATAAGGCCGAGGTTTTCTCTCGAGGTGACCTAGTGTGGTTCAGGGTAAGAGGCGACTCTTTTCTAACGAACATGGTTAGAATAATGGTTGGAACTTTGGATTATATATGCACAGGCAAAAAAGATATAGATTACCTCGAGGAACTTCTGCAGGGCAAAGCCGAAAGGCCCGATGCAGGGCCTACTGCTCCGGCGGATGGCTTGTTCTTTTGGCGGGTGGGTTACCCTTGGTCTTTGTGGTAG
- a CDS encoding GCN5-related N-acetyltransferase (PFAM: Acetyltransferase (GNAT) family~InterPro IPR000182~KEGG: aco:Amico_0667 GCN5-related N-acetyltransferase~PFAM: GCN5-related N-acetyltransferase~SPTR: GCN5-related N-acetyltransferase), with amino-acid sequence MEEQSLPMRYFFYDSKEAVNPDELLTLYRFTKWGKSRSLEQIEKMLQGTSMCFSVRYDGKLVAFCRMLTDFVFRASLWDIMVHPDHQGKGLGSLLLKYVLEHPRIKDIPLIITYTSELSVFLQKLGFEQKEGAMLLLRRPIEYT; translated from the coding sequence ATGGAAGAACAGAGTTTGCCTATGCGCTACTTCTTTTATGACAGTAAAGAGGCAGTTAACCCAGACGAACTTTTAACGTTGTACCGCTTCACTAAGTGGGGAAAGAGTAGGTCCTTGGAGCAAATAGAAAAAATGCTTCAAGGAACGTCCATGTGCTTTTCCGTCCGTTACGATGGAAAGCTCGTGGCATTTTGCCGCATGCTTACAGATTTTGTCTTCAGAGCTTCTTTGTGGGACATAATGGTACATCCTGACCATCAGGGAAAGGGACTCGGCTCTTTGCTATTGAAGTATGTTTTGGAACATCCCAGGATAAAAGACATACCTTTGATAATAACTTACACTAGTGAACTTTCTGTATTCCTGCAGAAGCTTGGGTTTGAACAGAAAGAGGGAGCAATGCTTTTGCTGAGAAGGCCAATAGAGTATACCTAG
- a CDS encoding protein of unknown function UPF0153 (PFAM: Uncharacterised protein family (UPF0153)~InterPro IPR005358~KEGG: tai:Taci_1142 protein of unknown function UPF0153~PFAM: protein of unknown function UPF0153~SPTR: Putative uncharacterized protein), producing the protein MKNLISERWWSGGLRFSCLGCGRCCRGEPGCVWITPEEVKKLAEFLSLTETKFLSKYTYSVDGRVSLREKQNGECVFYDSDTNKCSIYEYRPLQCRLFPFWPSLMKNKENWEWEKRRCPGIGEGELHSAQEIQQCLNEAPFEDL; encoded by the coding sequence GTGAAAAACTTGATTAGTGAACGGTGGTGGTCTGGAGGTTTACGTTTTTCCTGTTTGGGTTGTGGAAGGTGTTGCAGAGGGGAACCTGGTTGCGTCTGGATTACACCAGAGGAGGTAAAGAAGCTAGCTGAGTTCTTGTCCCTTACAGAGACGAAGTTTTTAAGTAAATATACGTATAGTGTGGATGGAAGGGTGAGCCTCAGAGAAAAACAAAATGGCGAATGTGTGTTTTACGATAGTGACACCAATAAGTGCTCAATCTACGAATATAGGCCTCTTCAATGCAGGCTTTTCCCCTTCTGGCCTTCTCTTATGAAAAACAAGGAAAACTGGGAGTGGGAAAAACGCAGATGTCCGGGTATAGGCGAGGGAGAACTTCATAGCGCCCAAGAGATACAACAATGCTTAAACGAAGCCCCCTTCGAGGATCTATAA
- a CDS encoding hypothetical protein (KEGG: aco:Amico_0666 hypothetical protein~SPTR: Putative uncharacterized protein): MLIVACQACGETAILPGTPDVDGVARIVFSCPYCCTSQVLQLQVAGDGRGNLRKIVAGMSFSVKQRVEEKAL, encoded by the coding sequence ATGTTAATAGTTGCTTGCCAGGCATGTGGTGAGACTGCAATTTTGCCAGGTACTCCTGATGTCGATGGAGTTGCCAGAATCGTCTTCAGTTGTCCTTATTGCTGTACTAGCCAGGTGCTTCAATTGCAGGTCGCTGGAGATGGCAGAGGAAACTTAAGAAAGATCGTGGCTGGCATGTCATTCAGCGTGAAACAAAGGGTCGAGGAGAAGGCGCTCTAA
- a CDS encoding L-lysine 6-transaminase precursor (PFAM: Aminotransferase class-III~TIGRFAM: L-lysine 6-transaminase~COGs: COG0160 4-aminobutyrate aminotransferase and related aminotransferase~InterPro IPR005814: IPR017657~KEGG: tai:Taci_1141 L-lysine 6-transaminase~PFAM: aminotransferase class-III~SPTR: L-lysine 6-transaminase;~TIGRFAM: L-lysine 6-transaminase) yields the protein MAKVNRDVAPQDVFKEIEKLLLRDGFDIVIDMEKSQGSHMVNKLNGEVWLDFYTFFASSPFGMNHPKLANDEFKETIFRAAINKVANSDIYTTEMAKFIKTFGEVAMPEGFNHIFLIDYGTLAVENTFKVAMDWKVQKLLQKGKISKGDAISGRKGTKVIHFNEAFHGRSGYTLTTTNTHDPNKYQYFAKFDWPRVINPKIFWPLEENLGVVEWLERVAIKQIKQAIWDNPDDICAIIIETIQGEGGDNHFRTEFFKQLREICDENEILLIFDEVQCGMGITGKMWAWEHHSPVKPDMFAFGKKSQVCGLVAGPRVDEVEHNCFKVSSRINSTWGGNLVDMVRATRYLEIYEEDNILDYVANTAGPALLEGLKAIQKEFPKLMSNVRGKGLMCAYDLPNDELRTKAIKKFWAKKMLVLPCGDVSIRFRPALNVPLEDLQKALDLTREVFTELSKEI from the coding sequence ATGGCAAAGGTTAACAGAGATGTGGCACCGCAGGACGTTTTCAAGGAGATTGAAAAACTTTTATTGCGGGACGGTTTTGACATTGTAATTGACATGGAGAAGTCCCAAGGATCTCATATGGTCAACAAACTAAACGGCGAAGTTTGGCTGGACTTTTACACGTTCTTCGCATCGTCTCCTTTTGGGATGAACCACCCCAAGCTGGCCAACGACGAATTCAAGGAAACCATTTTCAGGGCGGCCATAAACAAAGTAGCAAACTCCGATATCTACACTACGGAAATGGCAAAGTTCATAAAGACCTTTGGCGAAGTTGCCATGCCTGAAGGTTTCAATCACATCTTCTTGATAGATTACGGTACCCTTGCGGTAGAGAACACGTTCAAGGTAGCCATGGACTGGAAGGTCCAGAAACTCTTGCAAAAGGGCAAGATAAGCAAAGGAGATGCAATAAGCGGAAGGAAAGGTACCAAGGTCATTCACTTCAACGAAGCGTTCCATGGCCGTAGCGGATACACTCTAACTACGACCAATACTCATGACCCCAATAAATATCAGTACTTTGCTAAATTCGATTGGCCAAGGGTTATAAATCCCAAGATATTCTGGCCTTTAGAAGAGAATCTCGGCGTAGTGGAATGGTTGGAGAGGGTGGCCATAAAACAGATAAAACAAGCTATATGGGACAATCCTGATGATATTTGTGCCATCATCATAGAGACGATACAAGGTGAAGGTGGAGACAACCACTTCAGGACCGAGTTCTTCAAGCAGTTGCGTGAGATATGTGATGAAAACGAAATCCTCCTTATTTTTGATGAAGTACAGTGCGGAATGGGTATAACCGGCAAGATGTGGGCTTGGGAACACCATTCTCCAGTGAAACCGGACATGTTCGCCTTCGGTAAGAAATCCCAGGTTTGCGGCCTTGTGGCTGGCCCAAGGGTGGACGAAGTTGAGCACAACTGCTTCAAGGTCTCAAGCCGCATAAACTCCACTTGGGGAGGAAACTTGGTGGATATGGTGAGAGCCACCCGTTATCTTGAGATTTACGAAGAGGACAACATTTTAGACTATGTTGCCAATACCGCAGGCCCTGCGCTACTTGAAGGCTTGAAGGCTATTCAGAAGGAGTTCCCCAAACTTATGAGCAACGTGCGCGGTAAAGGTCTAATGTGCGCCTATGACTTGCCGAATGACGAGCTGAGGACCAAAGCAATAAAGAAATTCTGGGCCAAGAAGATGCTGGTCCTGCCGTGCGGAGATGTATCCATCAGGTTCCGTCCAGCTTTGAACGTGCCTCTGGAGGACCTGCAGAAGGCTTTGGATTTGACAAGAGAGGTGTTTACGGAGCTGAGCAAGGAGATATAA
- a CDS encoding LSU ribosomal protein L17P (PFAM: Ribosomal protein L17~TIGRFAM: ribosomal protein L17~COGs: COG0203 Ribosomal protein L17~InterPro IPR000456~KEGG: aco:Amico_0657 ribosomal protein L17~PFAM: ribosomal protein L17~SPTR: 50S ribosomal protein L17;~TIGRFAM: ribosomal protein L17) has protein sequence MRHRVDRRTLGRFGSHRRAMLSNMAAELFLKEKIETTLPRAKELRRVAERLITKAKLGGLHNRRLVASRMPNKMAVKKLFDDIAKRYANRNGGYTRIVRTTYRFGDGAQKAIIELVEES, from the coding sequence ATGAGGCATCGAGTGGATAGAAGAACTCTTGGACGCTTTGGTAGTCACAGAAGAGCAATGCTTTCAAACATGGCTGCGGAGCTCTTCTTGAAGGAAAAAATAGAGACTACCCTTCCAAGGGCGAAGGAACTTAGGAGGGTGGCAGAGAGGTTGATAACCAAAGCGAAGCTTGGAGGACTGCATAACAGAAGGTTAGTGGCGTCAAGGATGCCAAACAAGATGGCGGTCAAGAAGCTCTTTGACGATATCGCCAAGAGATACGCCAACAGAAATGGTGGTTACACCAGGATAGTTAGGACTACGTATAGGTTCGGGGATGGTGCTCAGAAAGCTATAATCGAGCTAGTTGAGGAGTCATGA
- a CDS encoding uncharacterized protein with the myosin-like protein domain (PFAM: Protein of unknown function (DUF3084)~COGs: COG4372 Uncharacterized protein with the myosin-like domain~KEGG: aco:Amico_0665 uncharacterized protein with the myosin-like protein domain~SPTR: Putative uncharacterized protein), translating to MLTSFSDINWKLILILLLVSCVVAFIGDVVGMRVGKKRISIFGLRPRYTSSLITVLSGLFIMLFTLAVLLTTSETVRTAIFSMKIVQRQITDLTAQLQESRSELDDLKEELEASKRELLKKQEELSEVEERLRESEERLAKAEGELREARKAQSKAEKNLEALERIKKDLQEDIKVLQAESQALKQGLEELKEGKIVVFSGEVIAEKLLTSNPNGWDPSVVESELIRSAQRNIAFRAKSKPEDIKIELEENVRKSIEEYCKQNKRYILRLVALENTVRGRPILAGLVGFESKLIYKKGHTLAVEILPAGLDRDSAEMYLYGILREVNVKAKEDGVLPDPIRGTVGNLDALDFFNVLEKIENAEKTLKIVVEAAEDIYTEGPVRVKIHVLQLE from the coding sequence TTGCTCACTAGCTTTTCTGATATCAATTGGAAGCTGATTTTGATACTGCTATTAGTAAGTTGTGTCGTTGCCTTCATAGGTGACGTCGTTGGAATGCGCGTTGGCAAAAAGAGGATATCCATATTTGGCCTTAGGCCAAGGTACACATCCTCTCTCATAACCGTGCTTTCTGGCTTGTTTATCATGCTATTTACCCTAGCTGTTTTGCTCACAACTTCGGAGACGGTTCGAACGGCTATATTCAGTATGAAGATAGTACAAAGGCAGATAACGGACTTGACGGCTCAGCTTCAGGAGAGCCGGTCAGAGTTAGATGACCTGAAGGAGGAACTAGAGGCAAGTAAAAGGGAGCTTCTTAAGAAGCAGGAAGAACTGTCCGAAGTAGAGGAGAGATTGAGAGAAAGCGAAGAAAGGCTTGCTAAAGCAGAAGGGGAACTGCGTGAGGCGCGAAAGGCTCAAAGCAAGGCCGAAAAGAATTTAGAGGCATTGGAGAGGATAAAAAAAGACCTCCAAGAGGATATCAAGGTGTTGCAGGCGGAGTCCCAAGCTCTAAAACAAGGACTTGAAGAACTAAAGGAAGGCAAGATTGTAGTCTTCTCCGGTGAGGTAATAGCGGAGAAGCTCTTAACTTCGAACCCCAATGGGTGGGACCCTAGCGTCGTTGAGAGCGAACTTATAAGGTCCGCTCAGAGGAACATAGCTTTCAGGGCGAAATCCAAGCCGGAAGACATAAAAATAGAGTTGGAAGAAAACGTAAGAAAATCCATAGAAGAATACTGTAAACAGAACAAAAGGTACATCCTTCGGCTTGTGGCTCTCGAAAATACAGTAAGGGGCAGGCCCATTCTTGCGGGCCTAGTGGGCTTTGAAAGTAAATTGATATACAAGAAGGGACATACGCTGGCTGTGGAGATACTACCAGCAGGATTGGATAGGGACAGCGCAGAGATGTACTTATACGGTATTTTAAGGGAGGTAAATGTAAAGGCAAAAGAGGATGGAGTCCTTCCTGATCCAATCAGGGGAACCGTCGGGAACCTGGATGCTCTTGATTTCTTCAATGTTTTGGAGAAAATAGAAAATGCCGAAAAAACTTTGAAAATTGTAGTAGAAGCAGCAGAAGATATCTATACGGAAGGGCCTGTTCGTGTTAAAATTCATGTTCTGCAATTAGAATAA
- a CDS encoding cell shape determining protein, MreB/Mrl family (PFAM: MreB/Mbl protein~TIGRFAM: cell shape determining protein, MreB/Mrl family~COGs: COG1077 Actin-like ATPase involved in cell morphogenesis~InterPro IPR004753~KEGG: tai:Taci_1149 cell shape determining protein, MreB/Mrl family~PFAM: cell shape determining protein MreB/Mrl~SPTR: Cell shape determining protein, MreB/Mrl family;~TIGRFAM: cell shape determining protein, MreB/Mrl family) gives MWGVDIGIDLGTANVLIYMKGKGVVLREPSVVAVDLNTDRILAVGDEAKKMLGRTPGNVVAVRPLRDGVIADYTMTEAMLRYFLKKVTPGLSRFFRRRVMVCVPSGATDVERRAVLEAAVEIGAKEAYLIEEPMSAAIGANLDIAEPRGNMVVDIGGGTTDIAVISYGGIVVTQSLRVGGDKLDESITKYIRKEHNLAIGEQTAEDIKIAIGTCMPNLDEEKKMVIKGRDLVHGLPKQIEITSSFVASAIEEEVHSIIEGIKQVLEQTPPELSADIIDRGITLTGGGALLKGLPERVTESTGIPAYVADSPLECVAIGTGKALDELDVLKANGSLIGASRKRSRKGR, from the coding sequence GTGTGGGGTGTCGACATAGGAATAGATTTGGGTACTGCCAACGTTCTCATCTACATGAAAGGCAAGGGCGTCGTCCTTAGGGAACCCTCTGTGGTAGCTGTGGATTTGAACACCGATAGGATATTGGCTGTAGGCGATGAAGCTAAGAAGATGTTGGGGCGTACCCCAGGGAACGTAGTTGCTGTAAGGCCACTTAGGGATGGTGTCATTGCCGATTACACCATGACTGAGGCCATGCTTCGATATTTTCTGAAAAAGGTCACGCCGGGGCTCAGCCGTTTCTTCAGGCGAAGAGTTATGGTATGTGTGCCTTCAGGTGCCACAGACGTGGAGAGGAGGGCTGTCCTTGAGGCAGCGGTGGAGATAGGTGCCAAGGAGGCCTACCTAATAGAAGAACCCATGTCTGCCGCCATAGGAGCCAATCTTGATATAGCAGAGCCAAGGGGGAATATGGTTGTCGACATAGGGGGAGGAACCACTGATATAGCGGTCATATCCTATGGAGGCATAGTGGTTACTCAGTCCCTTAGAGTCGGGGGAGATAAGCTTGATGAGAGCATAACCAAGTACATCAGAAAGGAGCATAACCTTGCCATTGGTGAACAGACAGCGGAGGATATAAAGATTGCTATAGGTACATGTATGCCAAACCTAGATGAGGAGAAAAAAATGGTGATCAAGGGCAGAGACCTGGTTCATGGTCTTCCCAAGCAGATAGAGATAACCTCGAGCTTTGTCGCCTCTGCTATAGAGGAGGAAGTTCATTCCATAATTGAGGGAATAAAGCAGGTGCTGGAGCAGACGCCACCGGAGCTGTCCGCAGACATTATAGACAGAGGGATCACTCTTACTGGAGGAGGAGCGCTTCTTAAAGGTCTCCCTGAGAGGGTTACGGAAAGCACCGGGATACCTGCGTATGTAGCAGATTCGCCTTTGGAGTGTGTGGCTATTGGGACGGGAAAGGCTCTAGATGAGCTGGACGTGCTGAAGGCCAACGGTTCCCTTATTGGAGCATCCAGAAAGAGAAGCCGCAAAGGCCGCTAG
- a CDS encoding cobalt transport protein (PFAM: Cobalt transport protein~COGs: COG0619 ABC-type cobalt transport system permease component CbiQ and related transporter~InterPro IPR003339~KEGG: aco:Amico_0660 cobalt transport protein~PFAM: cobalt transport protein~SPTR: Cobalt transport protein) — translation MKFLNHLTLDQYVPADSVIHRMDPRAKIIGVVMVLSGIFAVHRVEGFLLWSLLLLIVVKLSKLPISMVLRSARPVIILVLFTSLIHLFFTKGEVIFQYAFLSITREGVLMAVKISLRLVLLVMYAGLLTLTTSPTELADGLESIFSPLKRFGFPAHEMAMMMTIAIRFIPTLLDETDRIVKAQIARGAELDQGGIMKRIRSFIPILVPLFVIVFQRAEDLAVAMESRNYRGGEGRTRMYPLVWSLKETVFMLVAALVTFLVIMWDKRVWL, via the coding sequence ATGAAGTTCTTGAATCATTTGACCCTTGACCAATATGTGCCTGCTGATTCTGTAATTCACCGCATGGACCCCAGGGCCAAGATAATTGGGGTAGTGATGGTCCTATCGGGGATTTTTGCAGTCCACAGGGTAGAAGGTTTTTTGCTCTGGTCACTTTTGCTTCTTATTGTAGTTAAGTTATCTAAACTGCCGATTTCCATGGTATTGAGATCTGCAAGGCCCGTCATCATTCTGGTGCTGTTCACGTCTTTGATTCATTTGTTCTTCACCAAGGGAGAGGTAATATTCCAGTACGCCTTCTTGAGCATAACCCGGGAAGGCGTGTTGATGGCTGTAAAGATAAGCTTGAGGCTGGTTTTGCTTGTCATGTATGCTGGATTGTTGACCCTTACAACGAGCCCAACAGAACTTGCAGACGGCTTGGAAAGCATATTCAGTCCTCTCAAGCGATTTGGTTTTCCAGCTCATGAGATGGCTATGATGATGACCATAGCAATAAGGTTTATTCCTACGTTGCTGGATGAAACAGATAGAATAGTTAAAGCTCAGATAGCAAGGGGAGCAGAGTTAGACCAAGGAGGAATAATGAAGAGGATTCGCTCTTTCATTCCCATCCTGGTACCCCTTTTTGTGATCGTTTTTCAGAGAGCAGAGGATTTGGCCGTTGCCATGGAATCTCGTAATTACAGAGGAGGCGAAGGGAGAACCCGTATGTACCCTTTGGTTTGGAGCCTCAAGGAGACAGTCTTCATGCTCGTTGCTGCTTTGGTTACGTTCCTCGTTATCATGTGGGATAAGAGGGTATGGCTTTAA